GGCGACGCTTGCTGCTCCGCCGATGCTCGCGTCAGGCGGTCGATCAGGGCCCCGCGATCGGTCCGCCCATCCAGATTGATGACCAACTGCCGGGATAATAAATCGTCGACCACAAAGCGATCGTGCCAAAGCGTCGTGGCGGCCCAACCGTGGGCAAGCTCGTAGCGCGCGACCGGACTGGCCTCTGGGCATCGGCTCACGGTGTTGACCGCCGGCGGCTGCCAACTGTGTAGATCGATGGCGCCGATCGGAAATCCGCCGGCGACGAGTGCCCGTAATTCACGATGGTCTTGAGGCGTTGGCGTGCGGCCGAGGCGGCCCGTTGCGGCAGCGAGCAACTCGTCGAACGGCATGGTCCGCGGATAGACTTCGCCGAGCACGGCAAGCGACATTTTTTCGATTGGCTGGTCACAGCGCAGCGAGGCCGTGACGCGGTCCTTTCGGGCGACAAATTCTTCCGGACGATTGCCGCTTAATTCGGGAGCGGCCGACAAAGGCTGGGCGGCCGTGGCAAGCAGCAACCGCTTGAGCGGGTCGCGACTCGACGTGGTTTCGTCGGCAAGGCTGGCGTCGGCCAACGCATCGCGGGTTCGTTTTTGGCCGCTGCGGCAAATAATCGAGCGGCGAAAAGATGTCCCCTCGAGAAAATCGAGCTGCTGTTCGAGTTCGATCGGATCGTATTGCTTGGCAAGCTTCGCCAACACGTCCGCGGCGATTCCGGAGCGACGTCGATCGACCGGTAACGCTTCGCAGATGTATTGCAAACCGCAATTCCGGCAGCGGTCGACGAATTCATGAAAGTAGACCGGATAGTTGGCCTCTTCCAGTACATCGTGCAACACGAGCTCATCGCTCAATCGCGCCAGTCGATCGGCTTCGCTCCGGAGGATGCGGATGTAGGCGCTGCCATCGTCGGGCGAAAACCGCACAAGAAGCTGCATCAGCGCATGCATTTGCTCGACGCGCTGCCGTGGTTCGTCGATCGCGCGGGTGTGGAATCGGCCCATCGCGCGAACCATCTGCCGCAGATGGCAGCCTGGATAAGCGTTGTAGCTCACCAGCGCCAGGCCGTTGTCGGTCAGCCGCCGGCCGCAGAGTTCGAGCAGAGCCTGCCCCACGGCAGGAGGCACCCAGGAATACACGCCGTGGGCGATGATATAGTCGAACCGCCCAATGCCATCGTCGAGCGCGGCAAGATCGCGCTGTTCGAACCGGATGTTCTTCAATCCCACACCGGCCGCAAATTCCCGTGCTTCGGCAATCTGCCGTTCGGAAAGATCGATGCCGACGAATTCCGCCTCGGGCAACGCGTAAGCCATCGGAACAAGGTTGGTTCCACGAGCGCAGCCGACTTCGAGAATCCGCGCGGTTCGCAGGGGCGGCGGCTCGAGCCCGTGCAGCGTGGCCAGTGTCGCAAGGCGATCCGGATGGCTGAATCCGTAGGCGTGGCGCGGATAAGGCGTTTGATCGTAGCTGTTGGAAATATCGCGGCTAGCCATCGCCGACCTCACGAACTAAAAGGGCGTTGCGGGCAAAATCGGCAATGCAAGCCGCGACGCGTTCCGTCAAATAAGTTCGAATTGCTGCGGGATCGCGGACCACACGTCCTTGCACTCGCATTTCAACGTCGCCGCGCGACATCGGCGCAGAAAGCGATTCGACGATTGCCGCCGAATCGTGCTGCCCGTCGAGCATCGATAGCACCTGGCCTGCCAACTCGCCACTGAGATGCACGCGGCGATGGAGCAGATTCGTGACTTGGTGCCGTGCCGGAGCGCGAGAAACATCATTCGACGCGGTGGAACCGCCGTTTTCGCCGATAGCATGCCCACGCAGAGCCGTGGGGATGGCGCCCGCCGCGGGAGTAACTGGCGAGGGAACCAATGGCGCGGCGTCGGCCGCGCCCCAGCCATTTGCGACTTGATAGCGGGCCACGGCGCTGGCGATCGGCTTTGCGCTCGGTTCGATTGCCATCGGCGGGTCGAAGGCCCGCAATTCGATCAACCGCATTGCGAACCATTCCATCGCCATCGGGGCCAATTGCTCGGCGATCGCTTGCTCGTCGCCCAGCCCCGCATTCGCCAGCCGAATCCGCACACGCTCGACAAGCGACTCGAACGGCAATGGTTTCGGATGCGATTGCGAAAGCTCGAGCATGGCCGCCCGCCCGACACGGCTCACGAGGGATGTCGTGCAGTCGTCGGCCCGGAACACCAGCGGCGCCGGATCGCGAAGATCGATCTGCTCGATTTGATGGCGAGATAGCGCGGTGTCGTTCGATGAAACGGGCAGCGCGGCGGAAGCCACCCACAAATCGCGAACCGCTTCGGGAACCAAATGGTGCCGAACCGAAACCTCTTCGCGGCAAAGGAGCGTCGTGCGCAGCGCTCGGCCATAGAGGAAATCGAGATATTGCTGGAAGTCGGTGACATCGCCCCCTTGGCGAATCAGGTCGAGTCCGGCGGTGTCGATTCCGATCCCGAACATCTGGCCGAAATGGGCATCACCCAGATATTGCAGTCCGTGGCGAGCGGCTTGGCTGAGGAACTGGTGCAAAAGCTGCGGATCATTGTCTCGTTCGAGATCGTCGTGCAAGATGATCGCGTCGCGCTCGGCAAGCAGGCTGCTCGCTTGTTCGCGCAGCGCGGTCCGATACGGATCGTCGCTCGGCGGCAGGATCTCGAGCAGCGAGTGCAGCAACGCGCGATTCTTGGCGGCGAACGATCGCGGGTCGGTTTCCCGGCGCCCGTGATACCGGCACATGTGCCGAATCATCTCCCGCAGTTGGCAAGCGGGATAGCAGTTGTAGCTGAGATAGGCGATCCCCTCGGGGGCGAGCAATCGCCGGCAAGCCGCCAACATGGCCTCCTTCACCGCGTCGGGCACCCACGAATAAATGCCATGGGAAATGATGTAGTCGAAGAGCCCAAATCGTTGCGCCAACGACTCGGCTTCGCAAATATCGAGTTGCTCCAGCACGACATTGGTTAGCCCAAGCGCATCGGCGAATTGTTTCCCTTCGGCGATCTGCCGCTCGGAAAGATCGATGCCGACCCATGTGCTGCCGGGCACAGCATACGCCATGGGGACCAAATTCGCCCCGCTGGCGCAGCCCAGTTCCAGCACTCGGCAACGGTCTACCGGGGCCGGACGCAACCCGAGCAATCGGCCGATCGTGGCTAGATGCGACGGATGGGTATAGGGAAACGCCAGTCGCGGGTACGGAATCTCGTCGTAGCTGGTCGCCAGCGGTGCAGCCGAATCGATGGCCGCGCCGAGAACATCCAACTCAGGATTCGAGGCAGATGGCTTCAATACATCGCTGGCAGACCGGCCAGTTTCCTATATTTCTGTTGCTATCGGAATTTTGCAGTGTCGGCGAAAGTGATAGGCAGGTCAACCGCGCGGCCGCGGTTGTCGGCCGTGATGCTTGCATTTCGCAGCGCCGAGGGAGAATCGAAGTTTGCCCTTTCCCGGCGTCTGGGACATAATTGGCAGCGACAGGGGAGAGGCTACCTTGGCTGGCCGGTGGCGTCATGGAACATCGCTGGATGAAGGGCATCGTTATCCTGTTTTGGATTGCGACGATGTCGTGGCTCGTGGTGGCGAAAGTGTTGCCACCGCTGGAGCGGGGCGATCCGCCGACCTTTCGTTCCGTTTATGGGAATCTGGATCCTCAGGCCCCGCCGATTAGTTGGACGGTCGACTGGAACGATCGGCCGATCGGCTGGGCAGCAAGTCGCGTGCTGCGCAACAGTTCGGGCCTGTTCGAGGTGCATAGCCGATTGCACGTCGCGCGTTGGCCCGTGGAAGAAATGCTGCCGGTTTTGCTGCGGGCTGCCTTGCGCGACGTCGTCAGTTCGTTCGGCGGCCTGGAACTCGATGCCTTCAACCGGATCGAAATCGACCCGCTCAACCGCCTCGTTGGCTTTCGCTCGACGATCCATATCAAAAAAGTCCAGCAGGCGATCGTGATCGAGGGGAGCGTCGAAGGCAAGCGGCTGAAGCTGCATGTCGACGCCGGCGGCGTGACCTGCCCGCCGTCGGACCACTATTTGCCGTCGGATGCGCTGGTGGGCGACGAACTGTCGCCGCAAGCCACTCTCGTCGGGCTGCACATCGGCCAGACTTGGACGGTGCCGGTCTACAATCCCCTGCATCCCGAAGGACCGTTGGAAGTGCTGGAGGCAACGGTTCGCGGGCATGAAAGCATGCGGTGGGACGGGCAGTCCGTCGACGTGCTGACGGTTATTTATCAAAGCGACTCAGGGTCTGCGCTTGGCACATCTCGCACGCCGCACGGGAAGCTGTGGGTCGCGCACGACGGCACCGTCTTGCGACAGGAAATAGGGATCTTCGGCTCGAGGCTGACCTTCTTGCGGCTATCGCCCGGCGAATCGGCCAAATTGACGGCCGGCTTGGACGACATGCTGATCGCGCGGCCGCCGGGCCGCCACGCCGCCGATGCCAATGAACCGCCGAATGTTCGCTGAACGAGGGCAGCAGGGTTGTGAACGGAAGCTTCGTATCCTTTATGCAATTTGACAAGCAAACCCCGTAATGGCGATCGATGGGTGCTGCGCCGGCTGCCTTGAGCGGACGATTACCCATAATCTTCACGAGCTACAGAAACTTGAGCCTGAAGGGCTTATTGGGTCAGCCCAGGGCGCAGCCGCATGAGGGGCGTAGCCCTGGGAATGTGGTGCAACGCGTTGGTTCGGCCCTGAAGGGGGGCCGTTCTACAATTCGGGCTGCCTTTGAACGGCCCTGTCAGGGCCGACGCGTGGTGCGGGCGGTTGACCCAGGCCTCCGCCGCTCGCGCGGCTTCGGCCTGGGCTGGCAGAAATCGGCCTTTCAGGCCGAGACCGTTCACGTGGCCCCCGGGTGAATATTGTCGGTACTGCTAAGCGGCTTTGCGTGGGCATGTCGGCGCGAGCGATGCACATACCCACTCAAGGCCAGTGGGCATGGCGCCCTGCGATCGACTAGCGCAATCGAGGCAATTTTAATCAGGGCCGAGCCCGCGGAATCTCGCATGATCGAATTTCAAGATGTCGCGCGGACGTATGGCCAGAAATTGGCGGTCGCCGGCCTGAATTTGAAGATACCCAGGGGGCAACGCTTCGCGCTGCTCGGGCCGAACGGCGCCGGAAAGACGACGACGATCAAAATGTTGGTCGGCTTGTTGCAGCCGAGCACCGGAATCGTACGGGTTTGCGGGCACGACGTGGTGCGGAAATCGCGCGAGGCGAGCCGGTTCGTGGGTTTCGTGCCGGACGAAGTTTTTTTGTATGAAAAGCTATCGGGCCGCGAGTTTTTGGAGTTCGTCGCCGATTTGCATGGATTGAATCGCCGCGACGCCGCCGCCCGGATCGCCGCGCACATCGATGCTTTCGAATTGGCTGCATTTATCGATGGCCGCAGCGAGACCTATTCGCACGGGATGAAGCAGCGATTGGCTCTGGCCGCGGCGCTTGTGCACGAGCCGGCCGTGCTGGTGCTCGACGAACCGATGGTGGGGCTCGATCCGCGCAGCATGAGGTTGGTCAAGAATCTTTTGCAGCAGCGCACGGCCGCCGGCATGAGCGTGTTCATGTCGACGCATTCACTTTCCCTGGCAGAAGAAATCGCCGATTTGATCGGCATTGTCGATGGCGGCCGGCTCAAGTTTTTCGGAACGCTGGCCGAACTGCGCGGGCAGGCGGCGCACGGCCACACGTCGCTGGAAGAATTGTATCTCGGCCTGACGACGGCCGACGCTGATCGCCAGGCGGCTTTGAGCGCTGCTCCGGCTGCGACGATCGCGGTTGCGCCAACCGTGGCTACTGCCGGGAAAAATGGCTGCGAAGCGGCGAGCGGCGAAGGAGAGGCTCGATGAGCTCGCTCGGCACGACCATCGGGATCGCGATGCCGCTCGAATCGGCCGGCGGCGATTTGCTCTCGTCGGACTGCGAAGCGCAGGTGTTCTGGTCGTTGCGTCGACGCCTGGTGTGGGCATCGCTGCGGCAATTGATTTCGGTCGCGCGCCTGCGGGCCACGCTGATTGTTCTCTTGAGCGTCGTTTTTTGGTGCGCGCTCTATTTCTTGTTCTACAGCGGATTCGATTTGCTGGCCGGCTTGTATCCAGCGGTCATCGAATCGCTTTACAACGCGTTTTTCATCTCGTTGATGGCGATGCTGCTGTGTTCCTCCGGCATCATCATGTACACGAACTTATATCGCTCGCCCGAGGCGGCGTTCTTGCTGACCACGCCGGCTCGGCCGGAGCGGATATTCGCCTACATGTTTCAAGAGTCGCTTTGGTTCACGAGCTGGGGTTTTTTGCTGCTGGGTAGCCCGATGTTGGTGGCGGCAGGCGTGGTGGTGGCGGCGCCATGGCACTATTACGCATTGCTGCTGCCGTTCATGTTGTCGTTCTTGTATATTCCGGCGGCGTTGGGTGCGATCGCTTGCTTGCTCGTGGTCGACCGGTTGGGGCGGGTGCGTTGGGCCGCCTTGCGATGGGCGGCAGTGCTCGGAGTCGCGGGGCTGCTGTGGCTTGGCTGGTCGGTGTTGGGCGGCAATCAAAGCGACTTGCTGACGCCGCGATGGTTTCAGGAATTGTCCGGACGGTTGCGATTCACCGAAAATCGGCTATTGCCGAGCTGGTGGCTGAGCACGGGATTGCTGGAAGCGGTTCGCCGGCCGATGGCGGGAATCTCCGAGGATCAGCCTTGGTCGGAAAGCGTGAAATTTCTTGCGCTGTTGATCTCCAACGCGCTGTTGTTGCACTTGTTGGCACTATGGCTTGCCCGGCGACTGTATCGTGGTAGTTTCAGCCGAATGCAGACCGAGCAGGCATCGCGGCGGAGAGTGAAAATCGGGATCGTCGACCGGCTGATGCTTGGCCGCATCGGCGGCAGCGGCCGGCCTCCGTCGCACCTCCGATTGATGTTGGTCAAGGAATTGCGGCTTTTCCGCCGCGATCCGGTGCAATGGTCGCAGTCGCTGATCTTCTTCGGATTGCTCGCGCTCTATTTTTTCAACATCCGCCGATTCAGCTACAACGTGGCTTATTCGGCGATGATCGGATTCTTGAATTTGGGCGTCGTGGGATTGATTCTTTCGACGTTTACGACGCGATTCATCTATCCGATGCTGAGCCTCGAAGGGCGCCGGTTCTGGATTTTGGCACTTTCGCCGGTCCGGCGCGACACGGTCGTGTGGACCAAATTCGCGTTTGCCGCCGGGGGGGCGCTGTTGCCTTGCTGCGGGCTGATGCTGATGAGCGATGCGATGCTCGACATCAGTTGGCAGGTCATCGCAGTGCATCAACTTTCCTGCGCCGCGCTTTGCCTGGGGCTGTCGGGAATCGCCGTCGGCTTGGGCGCAAAGATGCCCGAGCTGCGCGAGCAGAATCCTTCGAAGATCGCGGCCGGCTTCGGCGGCACTTTGAATCTGGTGCTCAGCGCCGTGTATATCGTCGTGATCGTGCTGCTTACGGCCGTGCCGTATCACTTTTATTTGTCGAGCTTGCATGGCCTTGCGGCAGTGCAATCGGAGCGATTGACGCGATGGCTCGGCAACACGACCGCCATCGATATCGCAATCGCGGCGACCGCCGTGCTTGGCGCCATTGCGACGATCTTGCCGATGCAAATCGGGCTGCGAGCTTTTCGGAAGATGGATCTGTGATCCGGCGAAGACCAACGAAAATGAGCCCGTTGTCGCCGCTCGTCCCTCGCTGACGCTTCGGGCTAGTGCGGCGTCAACGCTGGATTTTGGGATGGTCGAAGCGCCTCGCCCGACGATTTGCCGCCCCGCTATCGCCCCACGATCCCAGACCTTCGCGACACAAGCCCGAAGCGTTAGCGAGGGAGCGCCGCAACGGCGGCATCGTCTCGCTGCGGGCGGCAAAGCGACATGCGCATTGGATGAATGCGTTCGTGACGGCGATCCCGCAACGGAGCGCTTCCTCGCTAACGCTTCGGGCTAGTGTTGCCGTGCGGTATCGCTAAACCGTCTCGCCCGACGATTTGCCGGCCCACGATCCCAGACCTTCGCAACACAAGCCCGAAGCGCTAGCGAGGGAGGCAGGCGACAAACGCCAAACCTTCACATCGCCGCGTCGAACAGCAACGAAAGCACGTCGAGTGCGGTGACGGCCCATTGCGGATCGCGGGTGCCGGCGTTTGTCGTCGACTCCCACAGTGCCAGCGCGTAGCGGAGATATTGCTCGCGCGATTCGGACCATAGCTCGCGCGGCAGTTCGGCGATCGCCTGCGGCCAGAGTTGGCTAAGTTCGTCGAGCGCTGGCCGGCAGCCGTTGATCGTGTCGAACACGAGATCGTCGAGGCGTTCGAGTTTTTCCAAGAGTTCGACTGACGTGATGCCCAACAGCGTCGAAGGACCAGCGATCGCCGCGGTGTGACTTGTCTTCGGGGCCTGCGGATCGAGGCCGCTCGAGCGCGGGCGGGCAGGTTGTTGGTGCGGGGCGTGTGGCTGACGAAGAATGTCGCTGCCGCGAAATTCGCTCGCTTCAGGACCACTTCCATCTGGTTCGCGAGACGGCTGTGCCGGGCCCCACGCGCTTGCCAGCCGCGTGATGTGTGGGGCCGGCGGCTCGGCATAGATGGCAGGCGGATCGGGCAGCGGTGTGCCGGCATGCAGCCGAGCTTTCAACTGGTCGGAGAGCCACGCCAAATCGGAAAGGCGAAGGCCGGCTCGCGTGCGATGCAATTCGGCCGCCAGAGTTGTCAGCCGGTCGGAGCGAATGGCCTGTTCTAAATAGGCCGCCCAACCCGTCGGAACAAAATCGCTCGCTGCCTCATCGGCGAGATTCAGTAGCGTCGTGCCCGGCTGACGGGCCAGGCGGCGCTGTTCGGCTTCGTCTACTTCGACCACGTTGATGCGAAACGGCCGCCGCGGTGAATAGGCCAACCCGGTGGCAAACGACACTTCGCTGCGGCATTCGACCGGCAAGCAGTTCAGCAGACCGGCCAGCAGCCCTTCGGAATGTCGCGCACCGACGAGCACCAATGCATCGGCCCGCAGAGCGGCATCCATGAGCCGGGCGATCCGCCGTGGACCCAACCGCTCCGCAAACTCGGCCAGCAGTCCTTCGTCAACCGCTGCCACCCGGCCGGGCAGATCGAACGCCGGCAGAATCGGCGGCACAGGGTCATACAGCTTTAGGGCCCCGTACACTCGGGCCGAATGCAGCAATGCCAGCGGATTGTTGGCAAACCGGGCAAGCACGTCGGCGGGAACGATGAAGAATTGCGTGTACACGCGCGGACCCGAGCGGCCGCTATACTCCGCTCCCGCCGCGGTGCTTCGCGAAACGCACAGCGCGCCGCTCGCCAGCGGATGGAAATTGACACTTCGGCCCCCCGCGCCGGCGTCGCACAGCGAGCCGTGGGCCGGCGCCCAAGCCGTCAGTTGCCGGGCGTCTTCCGGCCGAATGCCGGGACTCGTGGCGACCAAATGGTAACCGCGACCCCGATCGGTGCGCGCCGACGTGAATACCGCCTGTTCGATCAGCATGGTTTCCATCCGCGAAGTCAACTCCCGGTAAATCTCACGTACGGGCTAACTACCGCAACGCATGGCAGTTCGCCTAGGGACAGGCCTCACGCTTCGATTTGCTGCACCAACCATTCGAACGGCTCGACGATGCCGCGCGGCTCGATGCGCAGGGGAACGACGATCTGGTTGCCGCGGCGAATTTCCACCGTCGCGCACGCGCCGGCGACTCCGGCCGCAAAAAAACGGTGCCGCGGAAATCGTTCGACGCAGTGCCGCCACAGGCCGGCCGCCCGTTTATGGGCAAAATCGGCCGGGTCTTCGAAGCAGCTCTCGCATTGGTCGGCTTTGCTGAGCACAACCGCCACCGGACGCCCCGACCATGCCATCTGCCCTTCGTCTTGCAGCTCGTTCAAATAGCTGAGCACTTTCATGGCGAAATGATCTTGCTCCGGCGAGCCATCGTCCATCTCGGCCGCGTCGACCAGCAACACCGCGCCAGCGCATGTCTGCAAAAACCGCCGGATGCCGACGTGCATGTGCGGATGGTCGACCTCTTCCAACATTGCTTCGCCTGCCATATCGGGCATGATCAATTCGATCTGCTCGCGGTGCGCCGCGGTGCGAAGTTGGCAATGAACCCAATTCCAGCGCTCCGCCTCGCTCGGCGTTTTGCCGGGAAACTGGCCGCGGGCAAGGGCCCCGATCACCGACTGTTGCAGCGTCACCGAAAACGCTCCGCGCGACAGGATCTGCAACCGCTCGGGCCGGCGCGAAAGCATGTCGAGCAGCATTCCGAGATAAACGGTCTTGCCGACCCCGCTGGTGCCGAGCACGGCCATCATGCGCGGCGGAGTTTTTTGCGTTTTGGATTGATGCGTCAGCGCCATCGGCGCAGCGCAACGGCGGCATCGCTCGGCGTCGCACGAGTTTTCCTCGTGGCAAATGTAACACGGCAACGGCACCGCATATTCGGCAAGCCGATGGGAATCGAGCGGCACAAGAGCTTTAGGCATACGACAAAGGCCAGGTTCAAGCGGGTTGCAGCAGATCTTCGTTTGCCGTGGAGCATGAGTCTTCAGGTTCACCTTCGGACTCCGCGTCGCCGTTCCATTCACTCGTTGCAATCAAATCGCAAGCGCCGAGCGCCAACCGGAAGCCGATGTTGTATTTGCGGGCCAACGGGCTATCCGCGCTGGCGAACTGGCAAGCGGCGTGCTGGTCGAAGTAGGTATCGAATGCGCCGCCGCGGATTGTCTTGAGCGGCGGTCTCGCCAGGCTTGGCGCTCGATCCGCCGGCGATGCGTTCGCCGCGGCGCCGGTCGGCCAGTTAGCACCGCCCTGGCCGTTGGCATCGCGGCGAAGCGCCGGCCTCGGTAGCTCGAAATCCGCGGCCGTCCATTCCCAAACATTTCCGATCAATTGGCTGAGGCCGCCGACGCTTGTGCCCGCGCTAAAATCATCGACGGCCGTCGTGTCTCCCGATGCCGAGCCCCATAGATTCGCGCGGCTGCGATCCATCGCGTTGCCCCACGGAAATTTTCTCTGCACACGGCTCGTCGGTGAAAGCTGCACCGGCCAGCACCCGGCTTTGAGCCATTCCGCATCGGTCGGTAGCCGCTTGCCGACCCAGCGGGCATAAGCGGCCGCTTCGTACCAACTCACGCCGACGACCGGATGATCTGCCTTGCCCGCCGGAAATCGACCATGGCGCCAATATCGCGGCCCTGGATGGCCGGTGGCGTCGACGAAGTCCAAGACGGCCGGCCAGATTGCCGGATCCC
Above is a window of Pirellulales bacterium DNA encoding:
- a CDS encoding methyltransferase regulatory domain-containing protein gives rise to the protein MASRDISNSYDQTPYPRHAYGFSHPDRLATLATLHGLEPPPLRTARILEVGCARGTNLVPMAYALPEAEFVGIDLSERQIAEAREFAAGVGLKNIRFEQRDLAALDDGIGRFDYIIAHGVYSWVPPAVGQALLELCGRRLTDNGLALVSYNAYPGCHLRQMVRAMGRFHTRAIDEPRQRVEQMHALMQLLVRFSPDDGSAYIRILRSEADRLARLSDELVLHDVLEEANYPVYFHEFVDRCRNCGLQYICEALPVDRRRSGIAADVLAKLAKQYDPIELEQQLDFLEGTSFRRSIICRSGQKRTRDALADASLADETTSSRDPLKRLLLATAAQPLSAAPELSGNRPEEFVARKDRVTASLRCDQPIEKMSLAVLGEVYPRTMPFDELLAAATGRLGRTPTPQDHRELRALVAGGFPIGAIDLHSWQPPAVNTVSRCPEASPVARYELAHGWAATTLWHDRFVVDDLLSRQLVINLDGRTDRGALIDRLTRASAEQQASPLRPASQSPSWLAAGLQDQVASRLDAALSDLARSAVLIA
- a CDS encoding methyltransferase domain-containing protein, with the protein product MKPSASNPELDVLGAAIDSAAPLATSYDEIPYPRLAFPYTHPSHLATIGRLLGLRPAPVDRCRVLELGCASGANLVPMAYAVPGSTWVGIDLSERQIAEGKQFADALGLTNVVLEQLDICEAESLAQRFGLFDYIISHGIYSWVPDAVKEAMLAACRRLLAPEGIAYLSYNCYPACQLREMIRHMCRYHGRRETDPRSFAAKNRALLHSLLEILPPSDDPYRTALREQASSLLAERDAIILHDDLERDNDPQLLHQFLSQAARHGLQYLGDAHFGQMFGIGIDTAGLDLIRQGGDVTDFQQYLDFLYGRALRTTLLCREEVSVRHHLVPEAVRDLWVASAALPVSSNDTALSRHQIEQIDLRDPAPLVFRADDCTTSLVSRVGRAAMLELSQSHPKPLPFESLVERVRIRLANAGLGDEQAIAEQLAPMAMEWFAMRLIELRAFDPPMAIEPSAKPIASAVARYQVANGWGAADAAPLVPSPVTPAAGAIPTALRGHAIGENGGSTASNDVSRAPARHQVTNLLHRRVHLSGELAGQVLSMLDGQHDSAAIVESLSAPMSRGDVEMRVQGRVVRDPAAIRTYLTERVAACIADFARNALLVREVGDG
- a CDS encoding ABC transporter ATP-binding protein, producing MIEFQDVARTYGQKLAVAGLNLKIPRGQRFALLGPNGAGKTTTIKMLVGLLQPSTGIVRVCGHDVVRKSREASRFVGFVPDEVFLYEKLSGREFLEFVADLHGLNRRDAAARIAAHIDAFELAAFIDGRSETYSHGMKQRLALAAALVHEPAVLVLDEPMVGLDPRSMRLVKNLLQQRTAAGMSVFMSTHSLSLAEEIADLIGIVDGGRLKFFGTLAELRGQAAHGHTSLEELYLGLTTADADRQAALSAAPAATIAVAPTVATAGKNGCEAASGEGEAR
- a CDS encoding formylglycine-generating enzyme family protein, which encodes MPPTNNSHFTRQLADMIAWLHSFRKWCWLTFGIGFGAALLGLFAEGGNRLLVGAGLVAMIGVATLIAVRRWNHGRRTMPCRASAQNRNISPLVICETAESHSASAEAAQPGGPQSNDAGDQLPAAAAGSPECRVQEFIDTLMRESRYALLLRPQIAGNLSPPMLAPARQRLEQQMALVPEGDVLVEPHLVTEEPISAAELHAAEGAVVRVGATYVDRFTVTNRQYQIFLNAGGYDQMPLWDPAIWPAVLDFVDATGHPGPRYWRHGRFPAGKADHPVVGVSWYEAAAYARWVGKRLPTDAEWLKAGCWPVQLSPTSRVQRKFPWGNAMDRSRANLWGSASGDTTAVDDFSAGTSVGGLSQLIGNVWEWTAADFELPRPALRRDANGQGGANWPTGAAANASPADRAPSLARPPLKTIRGGAFDTYFDQHAACQFASADSPLARKYNIGFRLALGACDLIATSEWNGDAESEGEPEDSCSTANEDLLQPA